From the Cucurbita pepo subsp. pepo cultivar mu-cu-16 chromosome LG05, ASM280686v2, whole genome shotgun sequence genome, one window contains:
- the LOC111794926 gene encoding protein cornichon homolog 4-like: MADIYVWLLSFFFIIALLILVVFQLMCLADLEFDYINPYDSSSRINKVVVPEFITQGVLCIFYLLTGHWIMSFFCVPYLYYNLRLYTQRKHLVDVTEIFNQLPWEKKRRLFKLVYLISLLFLSIFWLIYSALEDHDS, encoded by the exons ATGGCTGATATCTACGTCTGgctcctctctttcttctttatcaTTGCGCTTCTCATACTCGTCGTTTTCCAG CTGATGTGCTTAGCTGATCTTGAGTTTGATTATATCAATCCTTATGATTCCTCATCACGAATAAACAAAGTGGTGGTACCTGAGTTCATCACCCAAGGAGTCTTGTGCATCTTTTATCTTCTAACAGGGCATTGGATTATGTCATTCTTTTGTGTGCCCTACCTCTATTACAATTTAAGATT GTACACTCAGCGAAAGCACCTGGTGGATGTTACCGAGATATTCAATCAGTTACCTTGGGAAAAGAAGCGAAGGCTTTTCAAACTCGTCTATCttatttctcttctctttctctccatATTTTG GTTGATTTACAGTGCGTTGGAGGATCATGATTCTTGA
- the LOC111794924 gene encoding AT-hook motif nuclear-localized protein 1-like has product MEGRDGGASSGVTVVGSDAPSEYQIAPRTTDNPPQTGGSTPSAAEAAASQPASTPSASAPLPTAASSVPGKKKRGRPRKYGPDGSVSMALSPKPISSSVPPPVIDFSTEKKGKVRPASAVSKRKFEVDNLGDWVPCSVGANFTPHIITVNTGEDVTMKIISFSQQGPRAICILSANGVISSVTLRQPDSSGGTLTYEGRFEILSLSGSFMPSDNGGTRGRSGGMSVSLASPDGRVVGGGVAGLLVAASPVQVVVGSFLSGNQQEQKPKKPKQDTISTASPTAAIPISCVDPKSNLSPSSSFRGDNWSMLPNDSKNKPTDINVPLPSA; this is encoded by the exons atGGAGGGAAGAGATGGTGGTGCAAGTAGTGGAGTTACTGTTGTGGGATCAGATGCTCCATCGGAGTATCAAATAGCTCCCAGAACCACTGATAACCCACCGCAGACCGGTGGATCAACGCCATCTGCGGCGGAGGCGGCCGCTTCTCAACCAGCTTCGACTCCGTCGGCCTCGGCTCCGCTGCCCACGGCGGCCTCCTCAGTTCccggaaagaagaaaagagggcGGCCGAGAAAATATGGACCCGATGGCTCTGTCAGTATGGCTCTGTCTCCGAAGCCAATATCATCATCGGTGCCGCCGCCGGTGATCGACTTCTCGACGGAGAAGAAGGGGAAAGTGCGGCCGGCGAGCGCTGTGAGCAAAAGAAAGTTCGAAGTGGATAATTTAG GTGACTGGGTTCCATGTTCTGTTGGTGCAAATTTTACACCTCATATCATCACTGTCAACACAGGCGAG GATGTCACAATGAAGATAATATCCTTTTCTCAACAAGGGCCTCGAGCTATATGTATTTTGTCTGCAAACGGTGTGATCTCAAGTGTCACTCTCCGTCAGCCTGACTCCTCTGGAGGAACACTGACATATGAG GGTCGCTTCGAAATACTGTCCTTGTCTGGCTCATTCATGCCTAGTGATAATGGAGGAACTCGAGGTAGATCTGGTGGAATGAGTGTTTCCTTAGCAAGTCCAGACGGGCGTGTCGTAGGTGGTGGAGTAGCTGGTCTATTAGTAGCTGCAAGTCCTGTTCAG GTTGTAGTAGGGAGTTTTCTATCTGGAAATCAACAAGAGCAGAAACCAAAAAAGCCAAAACAAGATACTATTTCAACTGCCTCGCCAACCGCTGCCATTCCGATATCTTGTGTCGATCCTAAGTCCAACCTCTCCCCCTCGAGCTCCTTTCGTGGCGATAACTGGTCGATGCTGCCAAATGATTCAAAGAATAAGCCAACTGATATCAATGTACCCCTACCCAGTGCTTGA
- the LOC111794920 gene encoding AT-hook motif nuclear-localized protein 22-like, producing the protein MDAHSLPPPFHTRDFHLQQQFHHNNNSEEEHSATTTRLKRDRDDDDHNNSAPTSAADAAAADGEITRRPRGRPAGSKNKPKPPIIITRDSANALRTHVIEVTDGCDIVDSVATFARRRQRGVCIMSGTGTVTNVTLRQPASPGAIVNLHGRFEILSLAGSFLPPPAPPAATSLTIYLAGGQGQVVGGSVVGTLVASGPVVIMAASFSNAAYERLPLEDDDQPPMPPLQGGGGIGSPDEVGQSQPPQTAHHQQQQQQLLGDGNVPLFHGLPPNLLNSIQMPPSEAAYWGTARPPY; encoded by the coding sequence ATGGATGCCCACTCTCTTCCCCCTCCTTTCCACACACGGGATTTCCATCTCCAACAACAATTCCACCACAACAATAATTCTGAAGAAGAACATAGCGCCACCACTACTCGTCTCAAACGAGATCGCGACGATGATGACCACAACAACTCTGCCCCCACCAGCGCTGCCGACGCTGCCGCTGCTGATGGAGAGATTACTCGACGACCCAGAGGAAGACCCGCCGGATCCAAGAATAAACCCAAGCCaccaattattattactcGAGACAGTGCCAACGCCCTTCGGACTCATGTCATCGAAGTCACTGACGGCTGTGACATCGTCGACAGCGTCGCCACCTTCGCTCGCCGCCGCCAGCGCGGCGTTTGCATTATGAGTGGTACTGGCACCGTCACCAACGTCACTCTCCGCCAGCCGGCCTCCCCTGGTGCAATTGTCAACTTACATGGTCGCTTTGAGATCTTATCCCTTGCCGGCTCTTTCCTCCCTCCGCCGGCTCCTCCAGCTGCAACCAGCTTGACTATTTACCTCGCCGGCGGTCAGGGGCAGGTAGTCGGTGGTAGCGTTGTGGGTACTTTAGTCGCCTCCGGCCCCGTCGTCATCATGGCTGCCTCGTTTAGCAACGCTGCTTATGAACGCCTGCCGTTGGAAGACGACGACCAACCGCCGATGCCGCCACTGCAGGGCGGAGGCGGAATTGGGTCGCCGGATGAAGTTGGACAGTCCCAACCGCCGCAAACAGCCCATCAtcaacagcaacaacaacaacttcTGGGCGACGGAAATGTGCCGTTATTTCACGGTTTGCCTCCGAATCTGTTAAACTCAATTCAAATGCCGCCATCGGAAGCAGCTTATTGGGGTACGGCTCGACCTCCGTACTAA
- the LOC111794919 gene encoding ACT domain-containing protein ACR8-like has protein sequence MDVFHVTDLDGNKLIDEGVISYLEKSLATIHCGKPAASNDLTALELTGTDRVGLLSEVFAVLAELECDVVEAKVWTHNGRIASLIYVKDCNSGSPIKDSQKIDTIVGRLRNVLKGQDDILYAKTSVSMTVTHTERRLHQMMFADRDYERKPVLQHSDDSPVVTVQNWVERGYSVVNVQCKDRMKLLFDVVCTLTDMDYVVFHGTITTAKDRAYLELYIRHTDGTPISSEAERQRVIQCLQASVERRTSQGVRLELRTTDRPCLLADVTRTFRENGLNVTRAEVSTSADVALNLFYVTDALGNAADVKTINSVREKIGLSCLKVKELPLISQQKTEGEEQGVGVGGTVLLSLGSILRRNLYNLGLIRSYSQA, from the exons ATGGATG TTTTTCATGTGACTGATCTTGatggaaataaattaatcGACGAGGGCGTTATTAGCTACCTTGAGAAG TCACTTGCAACGATTCACTGTGGCAAACCTGCCGCCTCAAATGACTTGACGGCCTTGGAGCTAACCGGGACAGACCGTGTTGGTCTTCTTTCCGAGGTGTTTGCAGTCTTGGCTGAGCTTGAATGTGATGTTGTTGAAGCCAAAGTGTGGACCCACAATGGCCGAATAGCTTCATTAATATATGTCAAGGACTGTAATTCTGGTTCTCCTATCAAGGACTCCCAGAAAATAGACACTATTGTTGGACGTTTGAGGAATGTTCTAAAAGGGCAAGATGACATTCTATATGCCAAGACTTCAGTCTCTATGACAGTCACCCATACTGAAAGAAGGTTGCACCAAATGATGTTTGCTGATCGCGACTATGAAAGGAAGCCTGTCTTACAGCATAGTGATGATTCTCCTGTGGTGACAGTTCAGAATTGGGTGGAAAGAGGTTACTCCGTTGTGAATGTCCAGTGTAAAGATCGAATGAAGCTATTGTTCGATGTCGTTTGCACGTTGACAGACATGGATTATGTAGTTTTTCATGGCACCATCACTACAGCAAAGGATAGAGCATATCTG GAACTTTACATCCGACACACTGATGGTACCCCAATTAGTTCCGAGGCTGAAAGGCAGCGTGTTATCCAATGCTTACAAGCTTCCGTAGAGAGAAGAACATCACAG GGTGTGAGATTGGAGTTACGCACAACCGACAGGCCATGTCTCTTAGCAGATGTGACGAGAACGTTCAGAGAGAATGGCTTAAACGTCACAAGAGCAGAGGTATCCACCTCAGCGGATGTAGCTCTAAACCTCTTCTACGTAACCGATGCACTGGGGAATGCAGCAGATGTGAAAACCATCAACTCCGTCCGGGAGaaaattgggttgagttgcTTGAAAGTGAAGGAACTGCCATTGATTTCGCAACAAAAGACAGAAGGGGAAGAGCAGGGTGTGGGTGTTGGTGGGACCGTTTTGTTATCTCTTGGGAGCATATTGAGAAGGAACCTCTACAACTTGGGATTGATCAGGTCATACTCGCAGGCATAG
- the LOC111794922 gene encoding 9-cis-epoxycarotenoid dioxygenase NCED3, chloroplastic-like, with the protein MMHDFAITENFVVIPDQQVVFKLQEMLKGGSPVIYDKNKKSRFGILPKNATNSDDLIWVESPDTFCFHLWNAWEEPETEEVVVIGSCMTPPDSIFNECDENLKSVLSEIRLNLRTGKSTRRPIISDEKEQVNLEAGMVNRNRLGRKTRYAYLAIAEPWPKVSGFAKVDLVTGEVKKHIYGGRKFGGEPFFLQKEGNSGEKEDEGYILAFVHDERTWKSELQIVNAMDLKVEATVKLPSRVPYGFHGTFVDAKHLQNQA; encoded by the coding sequence ATGATGCACGATTTCGCCATCACCGAGAATTTCGTTGTAATCCCCGACCAGCAAGTCGTGTTCAAGCTTCAAGAAATGCTCAAGGGCGGATCTCCGGTGATTTacgacaagaacaagaaatccCGATTTGGAATTCTCCCAAAAAATGCCACAAATTCCGATGATTTAATCTGGGTGGAATCGCCGGACACCTTCTGCTTCCATTTGTGGAATGCTTGGGAGGAGCCGGAGACAGAGGAGGTCGTGGTTATTGGGTCTTGCATGACGCCGCCGGATTCCATTTTCAACGAGTGCGATGAGAATTTAAAAAGCGTACTGTCGGAAATTCGGCTGAATTTGAGAACGGGGAAATCCACGCGCCGCCCAATTATCAGCGATGAGAAGGAGCAGGTGAATCTAGAAGCCGGAATGGTGAATAGAAACCGTCTGGGGCGGAAAACCCGATATGCGTATCTTGCGATAGCAGAGCCATGGCCGAAGGTTTCGGGATTCGCGAAGGTTGATCTAGTAACAGGGGAGGTAAAAAAGCATATTTACGGCGGTAGAAAATTCGGAGGAGAGCCGTTTTTTTTACAGAAAGAGGGTAATTCAGGGGAGAAGGAAGACGAAGGGTACATTTTAGCGTTCGTCCACGATGAAAGGACATGGAAATCAGAGCTCCAGATAGTGAACGCCATGGACTTGAAAGTGGAAGCTACAGTGAAGCTGCCATCCAGAGTACCCTATGGCTTCCACGGGACATTCGTCGACGCAAAACACTTGCAAAATCAAGCTTAA
- the LOC111794917 gene encoding protein DETOXIFICATION 56-like has protein sequence MSVSSSTLESGRLTSATTKWVSQDFTNDIISELKLQRTIALPLIVMNLTWFVKITITTAFLGRLGQLPLAGGTLGFTFANVTGFSVLNGLCGAMEPICGQAFGAKNFKLLHKTLLMSIFLLLLATIPISFLWLNVDSILIRFGQEKDISLAAKSYLLYLLPDLVVTSFLCPLKSYLSSKTETLPIMISSSMALALHVPINIFLAKSKGLIGVSMAIWVTDFVAMISLAVYVLVKETNREGGWFDQTVGDWIRLAKLSGPCCLTTCLEWWCYEILILLTGRLPNAKQAVGTIAIVLNFDYLLFAVMLSLATCTSARVSNELGANRATQARRSAGVSVVASVGFGLVGAATMVAARGEWGKIFSKDEGTLRMVKKMLVLMAAIEVVNYPLAVCGGIVRGIGRPLMGLCANLGGFYGVALPLGLILGFKVGAGLGGLLVGFLVGVFGCLGLLLAFVWRIDWEKEGLKASATASGQATGEVVVGDVDVKM, from the coding sequence ATGTCTGTGTCTTCTTCAACCTTGGAATCAGGGCGGTTAACCTCTGCAACTACCAAATGGGTTTCCCAAGATTTCACCAACGACATCATTTCCGAGCTGAAATTACAGAGAACCATCGCTCTTCCACTCATCGTTATGAACTTAACGTGGTTCGTAAAGATAACCATAACGACGGCGTTTCTTGGCCGCCTCGGCCAGCTTCCATTAGCCGGCGGAACACTCGGTTTTACCTTCGCTAACGTCACTGGTTTCTCCGTCTTGAACGGCCTCTGCGGCGCCATGGAACCCATTTGCGGCCAAGCTTTCGGTGCCAAGAACTTCAAACTCCTCCATAAGACGCTCCTCATGTCCATTTTTCTCTTACTCCTCGCTACAATTCCAATTTCATTCCTCTGGCTCAACGTCGACTCAATTTTGATCCGTTTCGGTCAAGAGAAGGACATTTCCCTCGCCGCTAAGTCCTACCTCCTCTACCTTCTCCCCGATTTGGTCGTCACTTCGTTCCTCTGTCCATTAAAATCGTATCTCAGTTCGAAAACTGAAACACTCCCGATCATGATAAGCTCGTCCATGGCTCTGGCTCTTCACGTACCCATCAACATTTTTCTGGCCAAATCCAAGGGGTTAATTGGGGTTTCAATGGCGATCTGGGTAACCGATTTCGTCGCAATGATTTCGCTCGCGGTGTACGTTTTGGTGAAAGAGACGAATCGCGAAGGTGGATGGTTCGATCAAACAGTTGGAGATTGGATTCGATTGGCTAAACTGTCAGGACCGTGCTGCTTAACCACCTGCCTCGAATGGTGGTGCTACGAGATTCTGATCCTTCTCACGGGCCGTCTTCCCAACGCCAAACAAGCTGTGGGGACCATAGCCATCGTTTTAAACTTCGACTATTTGCTTTTTGCCGTTATGCTCTCGCTAGCCACATGCACGTCCGCCCGCGTCTCAAACGAGCTGGGCGCCAATCGTGCAACGCAAGCGCGTAGGTCGGCCGGGGTGTCGGTGGTGGCGAGTGTGGGGTTTGGGTTGGTGGGGGCGGCGACGATGGTGGCGGCGAGAGGGGAATGGGGGAAGATTTTCAGTAAGGATGAAGGGACTCTGAGAATGGTGAAGAAGATGCTGGTTTTGATGGCAGCGATTGAGGTAGTGAACTATCCGTTGGCGGTTTGTGGAGGGATTGTGAGGGGGATAGGGAGGCCATTGATGGGACTATGCGCGAATCTTGGAGGATTCTATGGGGTGGCGTTGCCTTTGGGATTGATTTTGGGGTTTAAAGTTGGGGCTGGGCTTGGTGGGTTGTTGGTGGGGTTTTTGGTTGGGGTATTTGGGTGTTTGGGTTTGCTGTTGGCGTTTGTTTGGAGGATTGATTGGGAGAAGGAGGGTTTGAAAGCGAGTGCCACGGCAAGTGGCCAAGCTACTGGGGAGGTTGTTGTGGGTGATGTTGATGTAAAAATGTGA
- the LOC111794985 gene encoding ATP-dependent Clp protease proteolytic subunit-related protein 2, chloroplastic: MARKKIFSFILPTYILLIRYFTCSTNNKKASRMQFQMMPIGTPRVPYRNPGEGTWQWVDLWNALYRERVIFIGQNIDEEFSNQILATMLYLDSIESSKTLYMYINGPGGDLTPSLAIYDTMQSLKSSVRTHCVGYAYDLAAFLLAAGEKGHRTAMPLSRIALQSPGGAARGQADDVRNEANELLRIRDYLFNELSKKTGQPVEQINKDLSRMKRFNAQAALEYGLIDRIVRPARIKADAPRKDDGAGLG, translated from the exons ATGGCACGGA AGAAGATATTCAGCTTTATCCTACCTACATATATTCTTCTAATTCGTTACTTTACGTGCAGTACAAATAACAAGAAGGCATCCCGTATGCAGTTTCAGATGATGCCTATCGGGACACCAAGGGTGCCTTACAGAAATCCTGGCGAGGGAACTTGGCAATGGGTTGATTTGTGGAATGCCCTT TATCGAGAACGAGTTATCTTCATCGGGCAAAACATTGATGAAGAGTTTAGCAATCAAATTTTGGCCACCATGCTATATCTCGACAGCATTGAGTCTTCCAAGACACTCTATATGTACATAAATGGTCCAGGTGGAGAT TTAACTCCGAGTTTGGCCATCTACGACACAATGCAGAGCTTGAAGAGTTCAGTACGTACCCATTGTGTGGGTTATGCCTATGATCTAGCAGCATTTCTTCTAGCAGCTGGAGAAAAG GGTCACCGCACTGCAATGCCTCTATCAAGAATTGCTTTACAATCCCCAGGTGGAGCTGCTCGTGGCCAG GCTGATGATGTTCGAAACGAAGCAAACGAGCTCTTGAGAATCAGGGATTATCTTTTCAATGAGCTTTCTAAGAAAACAGGCCAGCCTGTCGAACAG ATTAACAAGGACCTGAGTCGAATGAAGCGATTTAATGCTCAGGCAGCTCTTGAGTATGGTCTTATCGACCGTATAGTCAGGCCAGCTCGCATTAAGGCCGATGCACCACGCAAGGATGATGGGGCAGGGCTTGGTTAG